One segment of Desulfovibrio legallii DNA contains the following:
- the mtnA gene encoding S-methyl-5-thioribose-1-phosphate isomerase yields MEEHIRFDPAIPALCLLDQRLLPTAEDYVLCRTPQEVAEALRRMVVRGAPAIGVTAAWGCVLALHGLPPGADWPARLDAALEALAQARPTAVNLRWAVERLRALWRRLGPETGREALLAAFMEEARRMQEEDVAACRALGHHGAALLEDGDTVLTHCNAGALATAGYGTALGVVRAAVESGKRIRVIADETRPFLQGARLTAWELHKDDIPVTVACDNACALLMSKGLVQRVVVGADRIAANGDTANKIGTLGVALLARHFGVPFYVAAPLSTIDPATPTGAAIPIEERPAEEVTQMGPTRLCPEGVPVYNFAFDVTPAAFITGIITEKGVLRPPYGLSIWAACNDADAGRACDAAPATDH; encoded by the coding sequence ATGGAAGAACATATCCGCTTTGACCCCGCCATTCCGGCACTGTGCCTGCTGGACCAGCGTCTGCTGCCGACAGCGGAGGACTACGTTCTCTGCCGTACGCCTCAGGAAGTAGCCGAAGCTCTGCGCCGTATGGTGGTGCGCGGTGCGCCGGCCATCGGCGTTACCGCGGCCTGGGGCTGCGTGCTGGCCCTGCACGGCCTGCCGCCTGGCGCAGACTGGCCCGCCCGGCTGGACGCGGCCCTGGAAGCCCTGGCCCAGGCCAGACCCACGGCCGTGAATCTGCGCTGGGCTGTGGAGCGCCTGCGCGCCCTGTGGCGGCGGCTGGGGCCGGAAACGGGACGGGAAGCCCTGCTGGCGGCCTTTATGGAAGAGGCCAGGCGCATGCAGGAAGAGGACGTGGCCGCCTGTCGGGCCCTGGGCCACCACGGCGCGGCTCTGCTGGAGGACGGCGACACCGTGCTGACCCACTGCAATGCCGGGGCGCTGGCCACAGCGGGCTACGGCACGGCTCTGGGCGTGGTGCGCGCCGCTGTGGAGTCCGGCAAGCGCATCCGGGTCATCGCCGACGAAACACGGCCTTTTCTGCAGGGCGCGCGGCTTACCGCCTGGGAGCTGCACAAGGACGACATCCCCGTGACTGTGGCCTGTGACAATGCCTGCGCCCTGCTCATGAGCAAGGGGCTGGTGCAGCGCGTGGTGGTGGGCGCGGACCGCATTGCCGCCAACGGCGATACGGCCAACAAGATCGGCACCCTGGGTGTGGCTCTGCTGGCCCGGCACTTCGGCGTCCCTTTTTATGTGGCCGCGCCTCTTTCCACCATTGATCCGGCCACGCCTACGGGCGCGGCCATCCCCATTGAAGAGCGTCCGGCCGAGGAAGTGACCCAGATGGGCCCGACCCGCCTGTGTCCAGAGGGCGTACCCGTATACAATTTTGCCTTTGACGTGACCCCGGCCGCGTTTATTACGGGCATCATCACAGAAAAAGGCGTGCTGCGCCCGCCCTACGGCCTTTCCATCTGGGCGGCCTGCAACGACGCCGACGCGGGTCGGGCCTGCGACGCAGCCCCCGCAACGGACCATTGA
- a CDS encoding aminotransferase class I/II-fold pyridoxal phosphate-dependent enzyme, whose product MEDFSRIRRLPPYVFALVGDLKMRLRRQNIDIVDFSMGNPDIPTPPHIVEKLVEAAQKPVNHRYSLSRGIPNLRKAICDRYARNYGVQLDPDSEAIVTLGCKEGLAHLSLAMLEPGDVVLAPDPTYPIHKYASVIAGADVRSVPIGHGRDFFEDLETATRQAWPKPKVLFLCYPHNPTTEVTDLEFFQKIADFAKENNIWVVHDLAYADLVFDGYKAPSFLQAKGAKDVGVEFYSMSKSYSMPGWRVGFCVGNQHLIHSLARIKSYLDYGMFQPIQIAATVALNGPQDCVQHICDVYKERRDWLIDGLNRIGWQTPSPRATMFVWAHIPEPFRKLGSVEFSKLLLQEAHVAVSPGLGFGSYGDEYVRFALIENDQRTRQAMSSMRRLLSGVGD is encoded by the coding sequence ATGGAAGATTTCTCGCGGATTCGCCGTCTGCCCCCCTATGTGTTTGCGCTGGTGGGCGACCTCAAAATGCGGCTGCGGCGGCAGAACATTGATATTGTGGACTTCAGCATGGGAAATCCGGATATTCCCACGCCGCCCCACATTGTGGAAAAACTTGTCGAGGCCGCCCAAAAGCCGGTAAACCACCGTTATTCCCTTTCCCGCGGCATTCCCAATCTGCGTAAGGCCATCTGCGACCGTTACGCCCGCAATTACGGCGTGCAGCTGGACCCGGACAGTGAAGCCATTGTCACCTTGGGCTGTAAAGAAGGTCTTGCCCACCTTTCTCTGGCCATGCTGGAACCGGGCGACGTGGTGCTGGCTCCCGACCCCACCTACCCCATCCACAAATACGCCTCGGTCATCGCCGGGGCGGACGTGCGCAGCGTGCCCATCGGCCACGGCCGCGATTTTTTTGAGGATCTGGAAACAGCCACCCGCCAGGCCTGGCCCAAGCCCAAGGTGCTCTTTCTCTGCTACCCGCATAACCCCACCACAGAAGTGACCGACCTGGAATTTTTCCAGAAGATTGCGGATTTTGCCAAAGAGAACAATATTTGGGTGGTGCACGATCTGGCCTACGCCGACCTGGTCTTTGACGGCTACAAGGCCCCCAGCTTTTTGCAGGCCAAGGGAGCCAAGGACGTGGGCGTGGAGTTTTACTCCATGTCCAAAAGCTATTCCATGCCCGGCTGGCGCGTGGGCTTCTGCGTGGGCAACCAGCACCTGATCCACTCTCTGGCGCGCATCAAGAGCTACCTTGACTACGGCATGTTCCAGCCCATCCAGATCGCCGCCACCGTAGCCCTCAACGGCCCGCAGGACTGCGTGCAGCACATCTGCGACGTGTACAAAGAACGGCGCGACTGGCTCATTGACGGGCTGAACCGCATCGGCTGGCAGACGCCTTCGCCGCGGGCCACCATGTTTGTCTGGGCGCACATCCCCGAACCCTTCCGCAAACTGGGCTCAGTGGAATTTTCCAAGCTGCTGTTACAGGAGGCCCATGTGGCCGTTTCACCGGGCCTGGGTTTCGGCTCCTACGGCGACGAATACGTACGCTTTGCCCTTATCGAAAACGACCAGCGTACCCGACAGGCCATGAGCAGCATGCGGCGTCTGCTTTCCGGCGTGGGCGACTAG
- a CDS encoding homoserine dehydrogenase, translating to MTKNSDKPLVAALAGYGTVGGGLVRLLQENAEIIRHRTGRDIILKKVLVRDAAKARSVPLPPDAVLTTDPRELTDDPEIDVLVELMGGIDHARALIDRALDQGKHIVTANKALLAEEGLALFQKADRKKRVLRYEASVAGAIPIVETLKESLAGNRVLSLMGILNGTSNYILSAMTSDGVDFDLALKQAQELGYAEADPTLDIDGHDAAHKLILLIRLAFGAHYPYTALSVRGIRGLSSMDIRLAREFGYRIKLIGQAREALRPEGEEGPVRLEAGVFPALVYHKYLLARVGGVYNAIRVEGNASGPLFFHGRGAGDLPTAGAVLADLMAVAREERPNNTGFAGKELPKAAIVPPEEWRSCYYVRVMVEDTPGVLRDLSGCMAAEGISLAQVIQKSDEGHGVPLVFMTHETTAKAMSDALQRTMDAGLLREPAVYFRVLGGA from the coding sequence ATGACCAAGAACAGTGACAAACCCCTGGTGGCGGCACTGGCCGGCTACGGCACCGTGGGCGGCGGCCTGGTACGGCTGCTGCAGGAAAATGCGGAGATCATCCGCCACCGCACGGGGCGCGACATCATCCTCAAAAAAGTGCTGGTACGCGACGCCGCCAAGGCGCGCAGCGTGCCCCTGCCGCCGGACGCCGTCCTTACCACCGACCCGCGCGAACTCACGGACGACCCGGAAATCGACGTGCTGGTGGAGCTTATGGGCGGCATCGACCACGCCCGCGCCCTTATTGACCGCGCCTTGGACCAAGGTAAGCACATCGTCACGGCCAACAAAGCCCTGCTGGCCGAAGAAGGCCTGGCCCTTTTTCAGAAAGCCGACCGCAAAAAGCGCGTGCTGCGCTATGAGGCCAGCGTGGCAGGGGCCATCCCCATTGTAGAGACGCTCAAGGAAAGCCTGGCAGGCAACCGGGTGCTTTCGCTCATGGGCATTCTCAACGGCACCAGCAACTACATCCTCTCGGCCATGACCTCCGACGGGGTGGATTTTGACCTGGCCCTCAAGCAGGCCCAGGAACTGGGCTATGCCGAGGCCGACCCGACCCTGGACATCGACGGGCACGACGCGGCCCACAAGCTCATTCTGCTCATCCGTCTGGCCTTCGGTGCGCACTATCCGTATACGGCCCTCTCTGTGCGTGGCATCCGGGGGCTTTCCAGCATGGACATCCGCCTGGCGCGGGAATTCGGCTACCGCATCAAGCTCATCGGCCAGGCGCGCGAAGCCCTCCGTCCGGAGGGCGAGGAAGGCCCGGTGCGTCTGGAGGCCGGGGTCTTTCCCGCCCTGGTCTATCACAAGTATCTGCTGGCCAGGGTGGGCGGCGTGTACAACGCCATCCGTGTAGAAGGCAACGCCTCCGGCCCCCTCTTCTTCCATGGGCGCGGCGCGGGCGACCTGCCCACGGCCGGGGCCGTGCTGGCCGACCTCATGGCCGTGGCCAGAGAAGAACGCCCCAACAACACGGGCTTTGCCGGCAAGGAACTGCCCAAGGCCGCCATTGTGCCGCCGGAAGAATGGCGATCCTGCTACTATGTGCGCGTTATGGTAGAGGATACGCCCGGCGTGCTGCGCGATCTTTCGGGCTGCATGGCCGCCGAGGGCATCAGCCTGGCCCAGGTCATCCAGAAGTCTGACGAAGGCCACGGCGTGCCCCTGGTCTTCATGACCCATGAAACCACGGCCAAGGCCATGAGCGACGCCCTGCAGCGCACCATGGACGCCGGACTGCTGCGCGAGCCCGCCGTGTACTTCCGCGTGCTGGGCGGCGCGTAG
- a CDS encoding secondary thiamine-phosphate synthase enzyme YjbQ has protein sequence MFTLECATHSRCEMRDITAEVRSFVRRMAVERGWRYGALTLFCPHTTCGLTLNEGADPDVRRDMLAFFSRLAPEAGDYRHAEGNSDAHIKTTLHGSSLLLLVEEGELCLGTWQAVYLCEGDGPRRRNLWLQWLPGARE, from the coding sequence GTGTTCACCCTGGAATGCGCCACCCACAGCCGCTGCGAAATGCGCGACATCACCGCCGAGGTCCGTTCTTTTGTGCGGCGCATGGCCGTAGAGCGCGGCTGGCGCTACGGCGCGCTGACCCTCTTTTGCCCGCACACCACCTGCGGCCTGACCCTCAATGAAGGGGCGGACCCGGACGTGCGCCGCGACATGCTGGCCTTTTTCAGCCGCCTGGCGCCCGAAGCGGGAGACTACCGCCACGCCGAAGGCAACAGCGACGCCCACATCAAAACCACGCTGCACGGATCTTCACTGCTTTTGCTGGTGGAGGAAGGCGAACTCTGCCTGGGCACATGGCAGGCCGTTTATCTGTGCGAAGGCGACGGCCCGCGCCGCCGCAACCTCTGGCTGCAATGGTTGCCGGGGGCACGGGAGTAA
- a CDS encoding cation:proton antiporter: MPHETVLILTLAGGLSAALVLGIITQKLRLSPLVGYLLAGVLVGPYSPGFVADAATAAQFAELGIILLMFGVGLHFHLQDLLAVGAIAVSGAIIQISAATLASMIILHFFGFSLLAGAVFGMAISVASTVVLTRVLADNHVLHTHTGHVALGWLVVEDIFTILLLVLLPAVFAPGGEFWSALGLTLLKLGALTLFTLVVGQKLIPLFLGYVARTGTRDLFTLTVIALALGIAVAAAHFFDASMALGAFLAGMVVGQSEFSARAAAEALPLRDAFAVLFFVSVGMLFNPAALLTDWPLMLATLFIILVVKPLGAFITTKLFRKPLRLCLAVSASLSQIGEFSFILAGLGISLGLFDERVNNAIIPAAMISITLNPIIYRRLEALARWLECRQPGKIAHNEPCPTLQHEDDASPVVVVGYGPVGRSCCRILRDSGVPVMVVEMNIDTVLHLRDKGRPVVHGDAQQAQVLREAGLEKAEALLLTSTSIPAREVTSIARAVNPDIRILAHTAYVGETSALKELGVTAVFSGEREVALAMSEFLLRSQGAPEVYVQSELERVREKLA, from the coding sequence ATGCCTCACGAAACAGTCCTTATCCTCACGCTGGCCGGCGGCCTGAGCGCCGCCCTGGTTCTGGGCATTATCACCCAGAAACTGCGCCTTTCCCCCCTGGTAGGCTATCTGCTGGCGGGTGTGCTGGTGGGGCCGTACTCGCCGGGCTTTGTGGCCGACGCGGCCACGGCTGCCCAGTTTGCTGAACTCGGCATAATCCTGCTCATGTTCGGCGTGGGCCTGCACTTTCACCTGCAGGATCTGCTGGCCGTAGGGGCCATTGCCGTGAGCGGCGCGATTATCCAGATCTCCGCCGCCACCCTTGCCAGCATGATCATTCTGCACTTTTTCGGCTTTTCCCTGCTGGCGGGCGCGGTGTTCGGCATGGCCATTTCTGTAGCCAGCACTGTGGTGCTTACCCGCGTCCTGGCCGACAACCACGTCCTGCACACCCACACCGGCCATGTGGCCCTGGGCTGGCTGGTGGTGGAGGACATCTTCACCATTCTTCTGCTGGTGCTGCTGCCCGCCGTGTTTGCCCCCGGCGGAGAGTTCTGGAGCGCCCTGGGGCTCACCCTGCTCAAACTGGGCGCCCTTACCCTGTTTACCCTGGTGGTGGGGCAAAAGCTCATCCCGCTTTTTCTGGGCTATGTGGCCCGCACAGGCACGCGCGACCTCTTTACCCTGACGGTCATTGCCCTGGCCCTGGGCATTGCCGTGGCCGCCGCCCACTTTTTTGACGCCAGCATGGCCCTGGGGGCGTTTCTTGCCGGTATGGTGGTGGGACAATCCGAATTCAGCGCCCGCGCCGCCGCCGAGGCTTTGCCCCTGCGCGACGCCTTTGCCGTGCTTTTCTTTGTTTCCGTGGGCATGCTTTTCAATCCGGCGGCTTTGCTGACGGACTGGCCCCTGATGCTGGCCACGCTTTTCATCATTTTGGTGGTCAAACCCCTTGGGGCCTTCATCACCACCAAGCTCTTCCGCAAGCCCCTGCGACTGTGTCTGGCCGTTTCGGCCTCACTTTCGCAGATCGGGGAATTTTCCTTCATCCTTGCCGGGCTGGGCATCAGCCTGGGGCTCTTTGATGAACGGGTCAACAACGCCATTATCCCGGCGGCCATGATCTCCATTACCCTCAACCCCATTATCTACCGCCGCCTGGAAGCCCTGGCCCGCTGGCTGGAATGCCGCCAACCGGGAAAAATCGCCCACAACGAACCCTGCCCAACCCTGCAGCACGAAGACGACGCCTCCCCCGTGGTGGTAGTGGGCTACGGCCCCGTGGGCCGCAGCTGCTGCCGCATCCTGCGGGACAGCGGCGTCCCGGTCATGGTTGTTGAGATGAATATCGACACCGTCCTCCACCTGCGCGACAAGGGACGGCCCGTAGTGCACGGTGATGCCCAGCAGGCTCAGGTGCTGCGCGAAGCCGGCCTGGAAAAGGCCGAAGCCCTGCTGCTCACCTCCACCAGCATACCGGCCAGGGAAGTGACCTCCATTGCCCGTGCCGTCAACCCGGACATACGCATTCTGGCCCATACGGCCTATGTGGGCGAAACCAGCGCACTAAAGGAGCTGGGCGTTACTGCCGTGTTCAGCGGCGAACGCGAGGTGGCCCTGGCCATGTCTGAATTTTTGCTGCGCTCTCAGGGCGCGCCCGAAGTCTATGTCCAGTCGGAACTGGAGCGCGTGCGGGAAAAACTGGCCTGA
- a CDS encoding DNA polymerase IV translates to MILHLDMDAFFASVEQRDNPELRGRPVIVGGGQRGVVSTCSYEARAFGVRSAMPMGTARRLCPQAVVLRGRHSRYAEVSHTVMAALGEFSPLVEQASVDEAYMDATGLERLFGPLEELIARMKARVTAVTGGLTCSVGAAPVKFLAKICSDINKPNGVCILHPEEVDAFLENLPVEKLPGVGQRGVQHLHGLGIRSVGQLRRFGPDFLERRFGQWGRVLGERAQGRDPRPVEPVRAAKSESAECTFAQDTRDREQLRRALLAHAERVGASLRRHHCKGRTITLKVKFADFRQLTRSRTLPEPVNATETIFTVGAALLQALPLPQPVRLVGLGVSGFDQSPAAQLALPGLTAPTPGGVDPALEARRERLDAALDCLRHKFGTQAVQRGRLFHPRALTDEEER, encoded by the coding sequence ATGATTCTGCATCTGGACATGGACGCCTTTTTCGCTTCCGTGGAGCAAAGGGACAATCCAGAGCTGCGCGGCCGCCCCGTCATTGTGGGCGGCGGCCAACGGGGCGTGGTTTCCACCTGCTCCTATGAGGCGCGGGCCTTTGGCGTGCGCTCCGCCATGCCCATGGGCACGGCCCGACGGCTCTGCCCCCAGGCTGTGGTTTTGCGTGGCCGACACAGCCGCTACGCCGAAGTTTCCCACACCGTCATGGCGGCCCTGGGCGAATTTTCCCCCCTGGTGGAACAGGCCAGCGTGGACGAGGCCTATATGGACGCCACCGGCCTGGAACGCCTGTTCGGCCCCCTGGAAGAACTCATCGCCCGCATGAAGGCCCGCGTCACCGCCGTCACCGGCGGGCTCACCTGCTCTGTGGGCGCGGCCCCGGTCAAATTCCTGGCCAAAATCTGCTCGGACATCAACAAACCCAACGGCGTCTGCATCCTCCACCCCGAAGAGGTGGACGCCTTTCTGGAAAACCTGCCCGTGGAAAAGCTCCCTGGCGTGGGCCAGCGCGGCGTGCAGCACCTGCACGGCCTGGGCATCCGCAGCGTGGGCCAGCTGCGCCGCTTCGGCCCGGATTTTCTGGAACGCCGCTTCGGCCAGTGGGGCCGCGTGCTGGGCGAACGCGCCCAGGGCCGCGACCCACGTCCTGTGGAACCCGTACGCGCGGCCAAAAGCGAAAGCGCGGAATGCACCTTTGCCCAAGATACCCGCGACCGCGAGCAACTGCGCCGCGCCCTGCTGGCCCACGCCGAGCGCGTGGGGGCCTCCCTGCGCCGCCACCATTGCAAGGGCCGCACCATTACCCTGAAGGTCAAATTCGCGGATTTTCGCCAGCTCACCCGCTCCCGCACGCTGCCTGAACCCGTCAACGCCACGGAAACCATCTTCACCGTGGGCGCGGCCCTGCTCCAGGCCCTGCCCTTGCCCCAACCCGTGCGCCTGGTGGGCCTGGGCGTCTCCGGCTTCGACCAGTCCCCCGCCGCACAGCTGGCCCTGCCCGGACTGACCGCCCCCACGCCCGGCGGCGTGGACCCCGCCCTGGAAGCCCGCCGCGAACGCCTGGACGCCGCCCTGGACTGCCTGCGCCATAAATTCGGCACCCAGGCCGTCCAACGCGGCCGCCTGTTCCACCCCCGCGCGCTCACGGATGAAGAGGAGAGGTAA